A window of the Juglans microcarpa x Juglans regia isolate MS1-56 chromosome 5D, Jm3101_v1.0, whole genome shotgun sequence genome harbors these coding sequences:
- the LOC121265541 gene encoding G-type lectin S-receptor-like serine/threonine-protein kinase At1g11410 isoform X1, which yields MRKIKEKRQNKYTFSITSVGASIEESSTRRELDGSTRNSDLQFFELSKIVAATDNFSVSNKLGEGGFGSVYKGCLYNGKEIAVKRLSKHSGQGIEEFKNEVAIIAKLQHRNLVRILGYCVQGEEKMLIYEYLPNRSLDTFIFDETKRSLLDWGKCFDIICGIARGIIYLHQDSRLRIIHRDLKASNVLLDNAMHPKIADFGMARIVGGESGDQIEANTNRVVGTYGYMSPEYAMRGLFSVKSDVYSFGVLLLAIIYGKRNTTYFHDDPSSNLIGHVWELWKEGKAMEIVDSSLVDKTPDNEVARCIQIGLLCVQEYATDRPNMSAVFAMLGNDRPLPSPQQPAFVLKGSNRQKDTSTSEGAISVNEVTVSLIHGR from the exons ATGAGGAAGATAAAGG agaaaagacaaaacaaGTATACTTTTAGCATTACTTCCGTTGGAGCAAGCATTGAAGAATCTTCAACTAGAAGGGAGCTCGATGGAAGTACGAGAAATTCAGATTTACAATTCTTTGAACTAAGTAAGATAGTTGCAGCCACGGATAATTTCTCTGTTTCTAACAAGCTAGGAGAAGGTGGTTTTGGATCAGTGTATAAA GGTTGCTTATACAATGGAAAGGAAATAGCAGTGAAAAGACTATCAAAGCACTCAGGACAAGGCATAGAAGAGTTCAAGAATGAAGTTGCAATCATTGCTAAACTTCAACACAGGAACCTTGTGAGGATTCTTGGTTATTGCGTTCAGGGAGAAGAAAAGATGTTAATCTATGAGTACTTGCCAAATAGAAGCTTGGACACTTTCATTTTTG ATGAAACAAAAAGGTCATTATTAGATTGGGGCAAATGCTTCGATATTATTTGTGGGATTGCTCGAGGGATCATATATCTTCATCAAGACTCAAGATTAAGGATTATCCACAGAGATCTAAAGGCCAGCAATGTTCTACTTGACAATGCGATGCATCCAAAAATTGCCGATTTTGGTATGGCTAGAATTGTTGGAGGGGAGTCGGGAGACCAAATTGAAGCAAATACAAATCGTGTAGTTGGAACATA TGGTTATATGTCTCCGGAGTATGCGATGCGTGGACTATTTTCAGTGAAGTCAGATGTATACAGCTTTGGGGTTTTGCTACTGGCGATTATTTATGGCAAAAGGAACACTACTTATTTTCACGATGATCCCTCCTCAAACTTGATTGGGCAT GTTTGGGAGTTATGGAAAGAAGGCAAAGCCATGGAAATAGTTGATTCATCATTGGTTGACAAAACCCCTGATAATGAAGTTGCAAGATGCATTCAAATTGGGCTTTTGTGCGTGCAAGAATATGCAACAGATCGGCCGAACATGTCAGCAGTCTTTGCAATGTTGGGTAATGACAGACCTCTTCCTTCTCCACAACAACCTGCATTTGTTTTGAAGGGTAGTAACCGTCAGAAAGACACATCAACTAGCGAAGGAGCCATTTCTGTCAATGAAGTAACAGTTTCTTTGATTCACGGACGTTAA
- the LOC121265541 gene encoding receptor-like serine/threonine-protein kinase SD1-7 isoform X2 has translation MHPKIADFGMARIVGGESGDQIEANTNRIVGTYGYMSPEYAMRGLFSVKSDVYSFGVLLLAIIYGKRNTTYFHDDPSSNLIGHVWELWKEGKAMEIVDSSLVDKTPDNEVARCIQIGLLCVQEYATDRPNMSAVFAMLGNDRPLPSPQQPAFVLKGSNRQKDTSTSEGAISVNEVTVSLIHGR, from the exons ATGCATCCAAAAATTGCAGATTTTGGTATGGCTAGAATTGTTGGAGGAGAGTCAGGGGACCAAATTGAAGCAAATACAAATCGTATAGTTGGAACATA TGGTTATATGTCTCCGGAGTATGCGATGCGTGGACTATTTTCAGTGAAGTCAGATGTATACAGCTTTGGGGTTTTGCTACTGGCGATTATTTATGGCAAAAGGAACACTACTTATTTTCACGATGATCCCTCCTCAAACTTGATTGGGCAT GTTTGGGAGTTATGGAAAGAAGGCAAAGCCATGGAAATAGTTGATTCATCATTGGTTGACAAAACCCCTGATAATGAAGTTGCAAGATGCATTCAAATTGGGCTTTTGTGCGTGCAAGAATATGCAACAGATCGGCCGAACATGTCAGCAGTCTTTGCAATGTTGGGTAATGACAGACCTCTTCCTTCTCCACAACAACCTGCATTTGTTTTGAAGGGTAGTAACCGTCAGAAAGACACATCAACTAGCGAAGGAGCCATTTCTGTCAATGAAGTAACAGTTTCTTTGATTCACGGACGTTAA